A single genomic interval of Hoplias malabaricus isolate fHopMal1 chromosome 7, fHopMal1.hap1, whole genome shotgun sequence harbors:
- the foxo3b gene encoding forkhead box protein O3B isoform X2 yields MNSIRHNLSLHSRFVRVQNEGTGKSSWWMINPEGGRGGKAPRRRAVSMDNGNKYTKSARGRAAKKKAALQAAQEGSLENVATGGLSKWPGSPTSRSSDELDSCWTDFRSRTNSNASTISGRLSPILANPELDEVPDDEVPPLSPMLYSSPSSLSPPSSASSNSKPCAAELPRLGTMNLNDGLTDNLMDDLLDNITLVQQTQAGQGGSAFPFGSTASSPSSSSSSPNGGSNGGGFGNSIFGPSSTALRQSPMQTIQENKQTSFSSISHFGNTTLQELLNSDSLSSHSHSDVMMTQSDPLISQTSAAVTSQNSRLRNGLMLPNDPMMSSFSSGLKGQNGLLQNNRHHQRSNNQGSLHSLPKNGLPSLVNDVNNIASAKQHLQQQSVMLTDTSIYSGLNGSSGMGTDRFPSDLDLDMFNGSLDCDVDSIIRSDLMDSDGLDFNFDALVQNAVNLNPVGNFNGTKQSSHSWVPG; encoded by the coding sequence AATTCTATCCGGCATAACTTGTCCCTGCACAGCCGTTTTGTCCGTGTTCAGAATGAAGGAACTGGAAAGAGCTCCTGGTGGATGATAAATCCTGAAGGGGGGCGAGGAGGCAAGGCACCACGTCGCCGTGCTGTCTCCATGGACAATGGAAACAAGTACACCAAGAGTGCACGTGGACGTGCGGCTAAGAAAAAGGCAGCGTTACAGGCTGCCCAGGAGGGCTCGCTAGAGAATGTGGCTACAGGAGGGCTGTCCAAGTGGCCGGGAAGTCCGACGTCACGCAGCAGCGATGAACTGGATTCTTGCTGGACTGACTTTCGGTCACGTACAAACTCCAATGCTAGCACAATAAGTGGCCGTCTGTCACCCATCCTGGCCAACCCAGAATTAGATGAAGTGCCAGATGACGAGGTTCCACCCCTCTCCCCAATGCTCTACTCCAGCCCCAGCagcctctctcctccctcttctgCCTCCTCAAACTCCAAACCATGTGCAGCTGAGCTTCCACGACTAGGAACCATGAATCTCAATGACGGTCTGACTGATAACCTTATGGACGATCTGTTGGACAACATAACTCTAGTTCAGCAGACACAGGCAGGTCAGGGGGGCTCTGCTTTCCCTTTTGGAAGCACAGCTTCTTCTCCAagctcctcttcttcctcaccAAATGGAGGCAGTAATGGGGGAGGATTTGGGAATTCTATTTTTGGGCCCTCCAGCACAGCACTACGCCAGTCACCTATGCAGACCATCCAGGAGAACAAGCAGACATCATTCTCGAGCATTTCACACTTTGGGAACACCACACTTCAGGAGCTGCTGAACTCAGATTCGCTGAGCTCCCACAGCCATAGTGACGTCATGATGACGCAGTCAGACCCACTCATATCACAAACCAGCGCAGCTGTCACTTCTCAAAACTCCCGCCTCCGCAACGGCCTCATGCTGCCCAACGATCCCATGATGTCATCGTTTAGTTCTGGCCTCAAAGGTCAGAACGGCCTGCTTCAGAACAATCGACATCACCAGCGCTCCAACAACCAGGGCTCACTGCACTCGCTCCCCAAAAATGGTCTCCCAAGCCTGGTCAATGATGTAAATAACATAGCCTCTGCCAAGCAGCATCTTCAGCAGCAGTCTGTGATGTTGACTGACACTTCCATTTATTCTGGGTTGAATGGAAGCAGTGGAATGGGGACTGATCGGTTTCCGTCAGACTTGGACTTAGATATGTTCAACGGGAGTCTTGACTGTGACGTGGATTCCATAATTCGCTCAGACTTAATGGATTCTGATGGACTGGACTTTAACTTTGATGCTCTGGTGCAAAATGCAGTCAACCTCAACCCTGTCGGCAACTTCAATGGGACAAAGCAATCCAGTCATAGTTGGGTGCCTGGCTGA